Proteins from one Candidatus Dependentiae bacterium genomic window:
- a CDS encoding ATP-dependent DNA ligase, with protein MEFNIVSQYFQKIDDTGSRLDMTQLLADLLKRADPREAEIICNLSLGQLDPPYIGTKFSIASKNMIKVIAALQGASEKHVKDQLDVLGDLGLVVAQGGWESTGELSVTDVYETLKKIEQMHGTGSSEEKNRALQSLLASLDAVSAKYVVRMVLGKLRLGFSDMTLIDALSWMAIGDKGIKKDIEYAYNKCADIGMIAYILKTEGIDGLRELHVKLGIPIRPAAAERLPTAQAVMEKLGHCVAQPKLDGFRLQVHLDKSGDTPKIWFFSRNLQDMSYMFPDLTAAVAKLPVTNMICEGEAIVYDPNTKNFLPFQETVKRKRKHGIDQAIEDFPLQVYLFDLLYIDDQSLIDESHMMRRETLLTLLDGFNDEKVQAIDERYMTEPQQLLNYFQENISAGLEGLVVKRPDSIYTPGKRNFNWIKLKRQEEGHLDDTIDCVILGYYYGHGKRANFGIGAFLVGVYNKETDQFETIAKVGTGLKDDDWRELKKRCDAIKVDQQPKNVSCAKDLAPDVWVHPELVCMVRADEITLSPIHTANKSDEHLGFALRFPRFMGYRPDKSAKDATDIDEMKHLYDIQLMR; from the coding sequence GTGGAATTTAATATAGTATCCCAATATTTTCAAAAAATAGATGATACCGGTTCTCGACTGGATATGACGCAGTTGCTTGCTGATTTGCTCAAACGGGCTGATCCACGAGAGGCTGAAATTATTTGTAATCTATCACTTGGTCAATTAGATCCTCCTTATATCGGTACAAAATTTAGCATTGCCAGTAAAAACATGATAAAAGTTATTGCGGCATTACAAGGTGCATCAGAAAAACATGTGAAAGATCAATTAGATGTTTTGGGTGATTTAGGTTTGGTGGTTGCGCAAGGTGGATGGGAATCAACTGGTGAGTTATCAGTAACTGATGTGTATGAAACATTAAAAAAAATTGAGCAAATGCATGGGACCGGTTCATCAGAAGAAAAAAATAGAGCATTGCAATCTTTGTTGGCATCATTAGATGCTGTTTCGGCAAAATATGTTGTGCGTATGGTGCTTGGTAAATTGCGTTTAGGCTTTTCTGATATGACGTTGATTGATGCATTATCATGGATGGCGATCGGCGATAAGGGCATTAAAAAAGATATTGAATATGCGTATAATAAATGTGCTGATATTGGGATGATTGCATATATACTCAAAACTGAAGGTATTGATGGTTTGCGTGAATTGCATGTAAAGCTTGGTATTCCTATTCGTCCGGCGGCTGCAGAACGCCTACCAACAGCGCAGGCAGTAATGGAAAAATTGGGTCATTGTGTTGCGCAGCCAAAACTGGATGGTTTTCGCTTGCAAGTTCATTTGGATAAATCAGGTGATACACCAAAAATTTGGTTTTTTTCTCGTAATCTACAAGATATGTCATATATGTTTCCGGATTTGACTGCAGCTGTTGCAAAGCTACCGGTTACCAATATGATTTGCGAAGGTGAAGCAATTGTATATGATCCGAATACAAAAAACTTTTTACCATTTCAAGAAACAGTAAAACGAAAACGCAAACATGGTATTGACCAAGCTATCGAGGATTTTCCATTACAAGTATATCTTTTTGATCTATTGTATATTGATGATCAAAGTTTGATTGATGAATCACATATGATGCGTCGTGAAACATTGCTTACTCTATTAGATGGATTTAACGATGAAAAAGTGCAAGCAATTGATGAACGTTATATGACTGAACCGCAACAACTGTTGAATTATTTTCAAGAAAACATTTCAGCCGGTCTTGAAGGTTTGGTGGTTAAACGTCCCGACTCGATATATACACCGGGTAAACGTAATTTCAATTGGATAAAATTGAAACGACAAGAAGAGGGTCATTTGGATGACACGATTGATTGTGTCATTCTAGGATATTATTATGGCCATGGTAAACGTGCCAATTTTGGCATCGGTGCTTTTTTGGTGGGTGTCTATAATAAAGAGACTGATCAATTTGAAACTATTGCAAAGGTTGGTACCGGTTTAAAAGATGATGATTGGCGTGAATTGAAAAAGAGGTGTGATGCAATCAAAGTTGATCAACAACCAAAAAATGTTTCATGTGCAAAAGATTTGGCGCCTGATGTATGGGTGCATCCGGAATTAGTATGCATGGTTCGTGCAGATGAAATTACCTTATCACCGATTCATACTGCAAATAAATCAGATGAACATTTAGGTTTTGCATTACGTTTTCCACGATTCATGGGATATCGTCCTGATAAGTCTGCAAAAGATGCTACAGATATTGATGAAATGAAGCATCTTTATGATATTCAGTTAATGCGGTAG
- the rsmG gene encoding 16S rRNA (guanine(527)-N(7))-methyltransferase RsmG — MNNKKKMILWPVFDKRNNVTIKQIEQFQLYAQLLQQWNKKMNLTAITDIEGIVEHHFQDSIEIAKFVDFKKYHTVADVGAGAGFPGIALKILFPHVQLILIEVNNKKIRFMQEVVGQLGLDDVHFVSDDWRTFLRASDIPIDLFLARASLQPVELLRIYKPSSIYKNAELIYWASQHWRPSDATKAYIKDEKTYVVGDKKRRYIFFANKISN, encoded by the coding sequence ATGAATAATAAAAAGAAAATGATATTATGGCCTGTGTTTGATAAGCGAAATAACGTTACTATCAAGCAAATAGAGCAGTTTCAATTGTATGCTCAATTGCTGCAACAATGGAATAAAAAGATGAATCTGACAGCAATTACTGATATTGAGGGTATTGTAGAGCATCATTTTCAGGATTCGATTGAAATAGCTAAATTCGTAGATTTTAAAAAATATCATACGGTTGCAGATGTTGGTGCCGGTGCCGGTTTTCCCGGTATTGCTTTGAAAATTTTATTTCCGCATGTGCAATTGATTTTAATTGAAGTAAATAATAAAAAAATTCGTTTTATGCAAGAAGTTGTCGGTCAGCTTGGGCTGGATGATGTGCATTTTGTTTCTGACGATTGGCGTACTTTTTTACGTGCATCTGATATACCAATAGACCTCTTTTTGGCCCGTGCATCATTGCAGCCGGTTGAGCTGTTGCGTATATATAAGCCAAGTTCAATTTATAAAAATGCAGAGTTAATTTATTGGGCATCACAGCATTGGCGACCAAGTGATGCGACAAAAGCATATATTAAAGATGAAAAAACATATGTTGTTGGAGATAAAAAACGTCGCTATATTTTTTTTGCAAACAAAATAAGTAACTGA
- a CDS encoding orotidine 5'-phosphate decarboxylase / HUMPS family protein, producing MKLQISFDLTDLDKAIDIATQVVDQCDTIEIGTILLYTYGLDAVKRFRTTFAKKTLLVDTKLIDCAEPIIEPIADAGADWITVMAGSDKNAIHSMCKEAHKHNLKVMLDLSDASSRAQSAMEAKNLGADALIFHHIYDDDAALIFLDKWQMIKGNASLPIYISAHINQSSFNQMVGLNPNGLIIGRSIVNAEDPKEEAQYYYNILLKD from the coding sequence ATGAAATTACAAATCTCATTTGATTTGACCGATCTTGATAAAGCAATAGATATTGCCACACAAGTCGTCGATCAATGTGATACCATTGAAATTGGAACCATCTTGTTGTATACATATGGTCTCGATGCAGTAAAACGTTTTCGTACAACTTTTGCAAAAAAAACATTACTCGTTGACACCAAATTGATCGATTGCGCTGAACCGATCATCGAACCTATAGCTGATGCAGGAGCTGATTGGATAACTGTCATGGCCGGATCAGATAAAAATGCTATCCATAGCATGTGCAAAGAAGCACATAAACATAATCTCAAAGTTATGCTCGATTTAAGTGATGCCTCTTCCCGAGCACAATCTGCAATGGAAGCAAAAAATCTAGGTGCTGATGCATTAATTTTCCATCACATTTATGATGATGATGCTGCATTAATCTTTTTGGACAAATGGCAAATGATCAAAGGAAATGCTTCATTACCTATATATATCTCTGCCCACATTAACCAATCAAGTTTTAATCAAATGGTAGGGCTAAATCCAAATGGCTTAATCATAGGACGCAGTATTGTTAATGCAGAAGATCCAAAAGAAGAAGCACAATATTACTATAATATTTTATTAAAAGATTAA